A part of Rhopalosiphum maidis isolate BTI-1 chromosome 3, ASM367621v3, whole genome shotgun sequence genomic DNA contains:
- the LOC114253681 gene encoding protein FAM200A-like, whose product MSWGATASICPLKSRSWYSPVVILTISCFVYISEFDWINDPFDKDISLTEFSLEEEEELAEIRNNRTLLSKYKNVPLNKFWVYVEKIHDKIGKKALKILLQFSMSYLCEQGFSTLVNIKSNKRMKMEFVEEEMRVCLSNIRPQIKDLCKKKQAQVSH is encoded by the exons ATGTCTTGGGGGGCCACGGCCTCTATATGCCCCCTTAAAAGCCGCTCGTGGTACAGCCCAGTGGTTATACTTACTATTTCCTGTTTTGTTT ATATTTCCGAGTTTGATTGGATAAATGACCCATTTGATAAAGATATAAGTTTAACTGAATTCAGCCTTGAAGAAGAAGAGGAACTCGCTGAAATACGAAACAATCGAACTCTTTTATCAAAGTACAAAAATGttccattaaataaattttgggTTTACGTTGAAAAAATTCATGATAAAATTGGCAAAAAAgctctaaaaatattactgcaGTTTTCGATGTCATATTTATGTGAACAAGGATTTTCCACTCttgtaaacataaaatcaaataaacgaATGAAAATGGAGTTCGTTGAAGAAGAAATGAGAGTATGTCTTTCAAATATTCGACCACAAATAAAagatttgtgtaaaaaaaaacaagcccAAGTATCACATTAG